The Tamandua tetradactyla isolate mTamTet1 chromosome 6, mTamTet1.pri, whole genome shotgun sequence genome contains the following window.
TGGGTGGGAGGCTGCCACCATCAAGAAGCATGAGATCAGCAATGAGTTCAAGGTGAGTGTGCCAGGGAGTGTGTCTGGGTGTGAGAGTGTGAGAATGTGTGTCCAGGTTGAATGAAGGCGTGTGAGAGCATTTGTGacaatgcatgtgtgtgaatatgtgagagtgtgtgtgagCCAGCGAGTAAAAGGGGCTGTGTGTCTGTGGGTGTGACTGTGCAGGTGTGAGTGTGCACACAGGCTGTGACACCTGGGGGCTGTGCATGTGTCTGGGTGTGAGCACTCACCTGCACAGTTGCAAGGTGGGGGCTCCAGAGAACTCGACCCACCGTTCCTCTTCCTGGTCCTGGTGCAGTGTCACGCCGACCTTGCctgtcccctgccccaccccacccccgtgaCAGGTGGAGCTGGAGGAGGGTCGCCTCTTCCAGCTGATGCAGCAGCAGTCCCGGGCGCAGAGGGTCTGCCACCTGCTCACCTACCTGCGTGTGAACGTCCTCATAGGGCTGCTGGTGGTCGGGGCCATCAGTGCCATCTACTGGGCCACCAAGTACTCACAGGACAACAAGGAGGTACCAGGCCATTGACATGTGCCCCTTTGGGAGGAGGGGCCCTAGGAGGAGACGGAACTGTCCCCTCTACCAGGGAGCGATGGAAGCAAGGGTGCAAGGGCACGGCCAGCTCCCGCTAGCTCAAACTGGGGCCATTCCCCCAGGCTACCACTGGCAGTCACCTGTGGGCTTCCAGGTCCTGGGCCAGCCCCCGAGTTACCCTCCAGGGGATCACGGGGATGGGGGAGCACAGAGGGCCCTCCTGGCCCATGGCCACCCCACACCAGCTTCTGCCTACAGGAGTCGCTGTTTGTGCTGCTCCAGTACCTGCCCCCTGGGGTCATTGCCCTGGTCAACTTCCTGGGCCCCCTGCTGTTTGTATTCCTGGTCCAGCTGGAGAACTATCCTCCCAACACCGAGGTCAACCTCACCCTTCTCTGGTGATTGCCATCTTTGGAAGGGGGTGACAAGTGGGACAGTGCGTGTGGcgggggctgggaggggagagggcCTGGGAGCACGAGTGAAGGCAGTGGGCCGACTCTCGCCTGGCCTGAGGAGCTACGTGGCTGCCCTCATTCACCACCGCACCAGAGGGTGGACAGGTAGGTGCTTCCAGAACACACGGCCTCACGGACCCCAGCTTGCAGACGTCCCAGTCCTCTTCCTCCAAAGACACCACCTCTTGAGCAGAGCAGAGGCCGCTCAGACACAGGAGCCGCTCTCCTGCAGGGGTTGTTGGGACCCGACTTTGCACGCTGAGAAAATCAGCAGAGCGGGGCATACACAGCGAGTTTTCCATTCCTGACCTGTGAAGCCAAGGCTGCCACCCTCCGTCCCTGCacccaggtcacacagccaggatgCAGCAGAGCCCAAGCGGGCCGAGCTGCTGGGGGCAGGTTCATACGCAGCCCTCCTCCGTCCCCTGTGTCCACCCTCAGCGCCCACGTCCTGCCTTGGTTCCTACCCCTGTCCCAACCCCTTCCAGCTGCAGAGCTCCAGCCCAGCCTCTCTCCCCTCACCCACCCCCCTGTTTTTTCTTCTGCCccgccccccccctcccccccttgGAGTGGAAGATCTAGAGGGCTTCCTGCTTTCTTCCAACATTGGCTTTCTTTggttggattttaaattttatcttctgaGTAGATAAAAAAGTGTGcccatggtaaaaataaaaataaaaacattcaaaatgcacagaaaagccaaagatttCAAAATAAGCCCCCACCCACCGCTGCCTCCCTCAACAGaagcactgttcccagctggtcTCTTGTCACCCATGAGCACTGAAAATGCCCACGCTTAGGTGACTCTTGGAGGCCAACAGGTGCCACGACCGCAGGGCTTCTTCTCTGTGCCTGTGAATCTGCAAggcaagggggtgggggtggccggACTCGgcagtgttttccaaagtggtctGAAGCAGACCCCTTCTTCCATGAATCATCtggagagacccaggtttggggGAACACGCTTTGGGAAACATCACCATGGAGGGAGCAGGTTGAAAGGGGCTGAGCTAGGGAGATGCTGCAGCGCTCACTGGGTATCAGCCACACCTGTGTCCTGCTGTACCTGGGCCCCTCCTCTGACCAAGCTCCGGCCCCTCAGGTGCGTCATCCTGAAGCTGTGCAGCCTGGGGATGTTCTCCTTCTCGCTGGGCCAGACGGTGCTGTGCATCGGCAGAAACAAGACCAGCTGTGAGTCGTTCGGCTACAACGCGTGTGACTACCAGGTGGCTGGCGGCCCGGCCGGGCCTGTCCCTTCCCTGCAAAGCCCCACGTCAAACCAGGCAGagccccccacacccacccctgcccctaatctctctgtccctctctgggGTCTCACCAGGCATGGCACCACCTCCGGGGGCGCTACTCTCGTCACACTGGGTTGTGTGGTGCAGCAGCCCTGGCTGTGGGGTTTCCTGAAAATGCCCATGCTTAGGTGACTCTTGGAGGCCAACAGGTGCCATTACCGCAGGGCTTCTCCTCTGTGCCTGTGACTCTGCAAggcaagggggtgggggtgggggtggtcgGACTTGGCAGTGCTCTCCAAACTGGTTTGAAGTAGACCCCTTCTTCCATGAATCATCTGGAGAGACCCAGGTTTTGGGGAACACGCTTTGAGGCCCCGGGTTTTAACTTAGAAGCGTCTCCCACAGAGGACCAGCCGACAGGTGGGTGCAGAAACaggggggggggcggggatggTGACGGCTCCCCCACCCCTTCTGCCCGCAGTGCTGGGAGAACTCGGTGGGGGAGGAGCTGTACAAGCTGAGCATCTTCAACTTTCTGCTGACCGTGGCCTTTGCCTTCCTCGTCAGCCTGCCTCGGAGGTGAGCCCCGCAGGGGGCcgccgtgggggggggggggggggcctgtgTAGGGATGCCAGCCCACACCCAGGACCCCCATGCTCCTCCTGGGTGGACGTCCCCTTCCCTGCCAGGCTGCTGGTGGAGCGCTTCTCAGGCCGCTTCTGGAGCTGGCTGGACCGCGAGGAGTTCCTGGTGCCTAAGAATGTGCTGGACCTTGTGGCAGGACAGACGGTCACCTGGATGGGCCTTTTCTACTGCCCCCTGCTGCCCCTTCTGAACAGCGTCTTCATCTTCCTCACTTTCTACATCAAGAAGGTAAGAGCCAGCTGGAGCCGGGCGCACACCTGTCCCTTCCCCTTTCTAGCCTGGCCTCCCCGGGCTCACACTCGCCTGCCGCCCGCCGGGACTCACAGCCGGCCCTGCGGCCTTGTCTGCCCCCAGTACACCCTCCTGAGGAACTCCAGGGCATCCCCCCGGCTCTTCCGCGCCTCCAGCTCCACCTTCTTCTTCCAGCTGGTTCTCCTCCTGGGCCTGCTCCTGGCCGCAATGCCCCTGGCCTATGTGATCAGCAGGTGAGGGCGGCTGGGGCCTGGGGGGTGCTGGTGGCCACAGCCCCTCCCCCATCAACCCCCGGGTCCTGACACCGGCCTCCCGCGGTCATCTCTCCCCAGCACTCACTCCTCCTGGGACTGCGGCCTCTTCTCCAACTACTCGGCCCCCTGGCAGGTGGTCCCAGAGCTGGTGGCCCTCCGGCTCCCGCTGGCCAGCCAGCGTGCCCTCCACTACCTGGGCTCCCATGCCTTCAGTTTCCCCCTGCTTATCCTACTCAGGTGCCTCTtgcagcgggggggggggggggggggggggggggggtgggggtgggggtgggggggaggtgagCCCCTGCCTCTGAGCCCTCCGCCCCCGGAGGTTGGG
Protein-coding sequences here:
- the TMC8 gene encoding transmembrane channel-like protein 8 isoform X3, which encodes MLRQWSGQPGPEAEGEELWGQEMERLCSSRAPVRTLPYAMVDKRVILQLREPEGVQSSCWERWRRRRRTAGRRFWEAVRQLAQGFGLWEGALYQIGGLFGTGIQSYFTFLRFLLLLNLLTLLLTASFVLLPLIWLRVPAPGPALNLTFQCPGGHQPQPGLPKFHNQLWNVLTGRAFDNTYLFYGTYRAGPESSSVYSIRLAYLLSPLACLLLCFCGTLQRMVKGLPQRLFLGQEYRTPVSAKVFSSWDFCIHGWEAATIKKHEISNEFKVELEEGRLFQLMQQQSRAQRVCHLLTYLRVNVLIGLLVVGAISAIYWATKYSQDNKEESLFVLLQYLPPGVIALVNFLGPLLFVFLVQLENYPPNTEVNLTLLWCVILKLCSLGMFSFSLGQTVLCIGRNKTSCESFGYNACDYQCWENSVGEELYKLSIFNFLLTVAFAFLVSLPRRTDGHLDGPFLLPPAAPSEQRLHLPHFLHQEVHPPEELQGIPPALPRLQLHLLLPAGSPPGPAPGRNAPGLCDQQHSLLLGLRPLLQLLGPLAGGPRAGGPPAPAGQPACPPLPGLPCLQFPPAYPTQPCADRLRLPVSGQHEGHPGAPEAAGVASQGEMAPGGGPVATAARAWPGRLSGI
- the TMC8 gene encoding transmembrane channel-like protein 8 isoform X2 → MLRQWSGQPGPEAEGEELWGQEMERLCSSRAPVRTLPYAMVDKRVILQLREPEGVQSSCWERWRRRRRTAGRRFWEAVRQLAQGFGLWEGALYQIGGLFGTGIQSYFTFLRFLLLLNLLTLLLTASFVLLPLIWLRVPAPGPALNLTFQCPGGHQPQPGLPKFHNQLWNVLTGRAFDNTYLFYGTYRAGPESSSVYSIRLAYLLSPLACLLLCFCGTLQRMVKGLPQRLFLGQEYRTPVSAKVFSSWDFCIHGWEAATIKKHEISNEFKVELEEGRLFQLMQQQSRAQRVCHLLTYLRVNVLIGLLVVGAISAIYWATKYSQDNKEESLFVLLQYLPPGVIALVNFLGPLLFVFLVQLENYPPNTEVNLTLLWCVILKLCSLGMFSFSLGQTVLCIGRNKTSCESFGYNACDYQCWENSVGEELYKLSIFNFLLTVAFAFLVSLPRRTDGHLDGPFLLPPAAPSEQRLHLPHFLHQEVHPPEELQGIPPALPRLQLHLLLPAGSPPGPAPGRNAPGLCDQQHSLLLGLRPLLQLLGPLAGGPRAGGPPAPAGQPACPPLPGLPCLQFPPAYPTQPCADRLRLPVSGQHEGHPGAPEAAGVGEWPRQARGPSLGKLSCQTCGLRLAVRKGREEGDGP